The Arachis ipaensis cultivar K30076 chromosome B07, Araip1.1, whole genome shotgun sequence genomic interval tttaattttgtttaattgttTATAAAAATTCTCTTTTACCTTATGAGAGTATAAATTTGTAGAAGAAAAAATtaaggtaaagtatattttttgtccctaaagtttggtaaaagttttaaaaatatttctaagttttattttgtttcaattttgtcctaaattttttttttgtatcaaatttatCCTCGACAactcaatttttaaaatatttaagatcaatctaacaataatatatgaaaattatgcttgatttacttgtgttgagggttatttttatgaaattattgttaaactggtcttaaattttttaaaaaatttgccgttaagggtatatttgatgcaaatcgaaaattttttagacaaaattaaaacaaaataaaatttaagagtatttttaaaactttcgtCAAATTTcagaacaaaaaaatatatactttacctaaaaattattatcaactcaaattttttaaagaTAACTTTCTTTAAAAACGGAAGAAAAGACTTTATCACTTAGCTTTACAATATAGGTTATTtgcatttttgttttgaaaattttttaaaaaatgtaaattaTTTTCTTTGAACTCCTAAATATGCATGTCAATCAATATTAATGCATTATTATATCCAATTAAATTGAATCATCCGTAATTTTaccattaaatttttttaaatattcaatTTGATACTAAATTTACTTAAGAACaacatttgtatttttttttaatgttctATATTTATTTCTTAATAAATTCAAGAAAAATGTTATAAGTTATGGGTATATATTTACAAACTAAATTCTCATTTTGATCCCTTAGATTCATAAAATTATTCATTTTGatgtataaaattaaaaattttatgtaGTAGTACTCTAAATATAGGTTTAAACACCATTTTGGCTCATCAACCTTCTTTGGCATTGAATCGACGAACGTAATGATAATGTGACTTCCTCTTGTCATGCTGGACGCTGTAACAGTTAGCTGACGTGACAAGATTTGTTTTTAGATCCAATGTGGTTCTTGAAACCCTAATTTATTCCTATAATTTATCTTAGTTCCAGTCTTCTTTATCCTTCTTCTTCTTgtcttcttgttttcttctttttcttcttcttgttcttcttatgagtaaagtattgtttttatcCTCAATGTTGGGAATAAGTTCCAAAattgtctctaacgtttaaatcgtcctatttaagttcctaacgttttaaaattgactcaatgttgtcctgctgttagggatccgttaacagaattgacggtgggacaaaattgagacaattttaaaacgttaggaacttaaatagaacaaaaatgttggggataaaaacgatatatagaaataaattttagttttatccttcaataatatcaattttttacggtacatagttattcaattattttttaatcacattgaagtaaattacacttaatcacattacttttattctaaataaatttatttttttataattttactttattttggcACGACTTCTATATGAAACTGTGCACCGGCTGAAAAACCATATTCGAAACTTATGTCCAAGTAATGTCGGGAGTGGGTAGGAAACCAAcatatgagctcatggcctgcactaggATGAGGCATGTATCATACTTGATAGTGCATTTCTATGTGATTGAATGTGTGCGTGTGTGCGTTTGATTGTTACTTGTGTCTTGCAATATACTTGATCTTTGCTTGTTGGTGCCTTTTATTAATTAACTTCGGTAAATGAGAACTTAGTATGAAAGATCCCTACCGCAGATGGAATCGTGAGTCATCTTTTATGAGTATCCTCTTCTAGCCCACTACGACGATCCCACATGGGGCGGCACTTTCCTGTGGGGCGAGCTGAGTATGCGGATGTACATGCTTCCAGAGCGATTTTTCTCTCATCCCTTTCTCTCTCAGAAGTTTGATCCTGAATCTCCTTACAACTTTTTATCATCTGAGTTACACCCTGGCGACTTCCATCTCCTTTTCCGCCACAACACTTCTATCAGATAGAGTCGGAGCTAGAGACACCTTTTGACACTCAGTCTATCTACCCTGATTGGTTTGACCCATATCTGAGGCTTTGATACCGATGGAGCTTGTTCCGGATTATTATCCATTGGAGCCATTGAATGCTCAGTTCGGTTCTTATAGAAAGGATGTCATACCGGTCATGTGTAATGACTTCTTGTCGACTCCTTCCGATGAGACACCATCTGATACCACTCCATCTTGGAAAGACGCGATGATCATTGATCTAACTTCGAGTCTNNNNNNNNNNNNNNNNNNNNNNNNNNNNNNNNNNNNNNNNNNNNNNNNTTCCCCCCTTTCTTTATTTCCCAGCCCCCCTCTCTTTTTGTTCTATCTTTTCCAAATCCCCTCCCCTCTTTAATTCCTTAAAAAAACCCAGCCCAATAGCCCATTTCCTATCTTTTTTATTTCCCAACCCCTATCCCTTTTTTTAATTCTCAACGTACAATTATTCCCCAATCTtcatttcctttttttatttcctAGCATACAACCAGTCTCTCCCTCTTCCCCTTCCTGCCTTGGCTTTCCAAAATTTCAGGTAACAactttttctattcttcttcttctttatttctttaatCTTCTTATCTTCTACAATTTTACCTCTTTGactcttatttttttttgttttttgcagattaaaaaaaaaagatagtagTTTAACAAGTGATTTTTCACTCCTCTTTCTCAAAAAAGgttctatttttattcttttttatatatttagttatttacttaattagttaatttattattatttgttaattaaGTTTATGTTATTATATGTTAGTTtgtatatttagttttttttattagttaactatttaattacaattttatattatttatactaGGATGTTAGTATTATTGTtctgaattttaatattttattttatattaaaatataatttttatattttataaagatttagaCTGTAATTTACACTTTTtgctaaatatatttttaattataggaATTTATTTGGCCACTTGAATTATGAGTAAGTTCAAAACaattgatatattttttaaaagaaaagatcaagagaatgaagatgcttCTACTATTACTACTCCAATACTTGAGGGGTCATCAAATTTCATTACTTCAAGTTCTTCATTGAATAGCTCAAAGCGTCCACGACTTCTTCCAAATCAACTGGATGTTTTTCGTTTGGAAAGAAATCTTGGAATGCGACCAATGATTTGGAAGTTTCCTCCAAATAAAAGAGATGAAATCCGTCGGACTTATATTAAAGTTGGGCCAAATCAACCAATTCTTGATAATTATCCATTTTCTGGTGATAAAAGTCATCGTCGCTTTCAAGTTTCATGGTTTAAATTGTTTCCATCTTGGTTAGAATATTCTATAGAAGATGATGCTATATATTGTTTTCcgtgctttctttttgctaaggaaCCTTCAATCAATACGGGTTCAAATGCTTTTATTGAGAATGATTTCAGGAATTGGAAGAAAGTAAATAGTGGAAAAGAATGTACTCTTTTGAATCACATTGGCAAAGGTCCTAACTCATTCCATCATAAGGCGCTGAAATCATGTGATGATTTGATGAAATAATCACAACATATTGACAGACTTCTTCATAAGCAAACATCAGAAGAGATTGAAAAGAATCGAATTCGACTAGGAGCATCTATAGATTGCATTAGATGGTTGACATTTCAAGGTTGTGCATACAGAGGACATGATGAAAGCCAAAGTTCAAGCAACAAAGGTAACTTTTTGATGTTTCTTAAAGATTCTCCACAAGCATACTATGTGCATTGTTTTGCTCATAGGTTACAATTAGCATTGGTGGCAGCTTCAAGAGAGGTACTTCAAATTCATGAATTTTTTACTCAATTAAACTCTATTGTCACTATTGTTAGTGCTTCTTCAAAAAGACATGATCAATTACAAGAAGCTCAAGCAATTGAAAATGCAAACTTAGTTGTTCAAAATGAATTAGAAACAGACAAAGGTGCGAATCAAATAAGCACTTTACAAAGAGCTGGGGATACTCGATGGAGctctcactttaattctatttgcaGTTTGGTAAAAATGTTTACTGCTACCAATATTGTTCTCAATAATATCATTGAAGACGGGACAACTTATGCACAAAGAGGTGAGGCTTATGGTGTTAGTAAAATATTATTGtcatttgaatttgttttcacTTTGCACTTGATGAAAGAGATTATGGGAATCACTAATGTTCTTTGCCAAGCACTGCAACAACAATCTCAAGATATTCTTAATGCAATGCATATTGTTTCTACATCAAAGTTACTTCTTCAACAATTAAGAGATGGTGGATGGTGCAATTTTCTTGCAAATGTTAAAGATTTTTGTGAAAAACATGAAATTGAAGTCAATATGtttttggaagaggtcgatctcgTCAACCAAGTGTGACAGTTGAGCATCATCGTCGAATAGATGTATTCTTGGCAACAATTGACTCTCAAATACAAGAGTTGAATAGTAGATTTAATGAGCAAACAATAGAGCTTTTGACTTTGAGTTGTGCTTTGGATCCTAAGGACAATTTCAAATCATTTAATATTGAAGAAATCAGCAAGTTAGCAGAAAAGTTTTATCCCCTTGACTTTCCTTCTAATGAGCTAAATATTTTGAAATCTCAATTGCAACATTATCAGCATGATATACCAAATCATTTGAAAGGAATTGGTACACTTTCTAAATTGTGCAACAAGTTGCAAGAAAcgggaaaatcaagaacttatcaCATGGTTGATAGATTAATACGTCTTGTTTTGACTCTACCAGTGTCTACAGCAACAACAGAAAAAGCTTTTTCAGCAATGAAAATTATTAAGACAAGACTCCGAAGTAAGATGGTTGATGAATTTCTTGCAGACAATTTGgtcatatatatagaaaaagaattagCAGCTATTTTCGACACAAATTCAATTATAGatgattttgaaaatagaaaaaaacgtCGAATAGCCTTTTCATGATACAAAACTGTAAGtggtaatttttatatattattgtctTATTTTGattgagattatatatatattttttaattttatcaatagaaatagtaatataaaatataacacCCCCTAAATAGTTAGCCTAGCTCCACCCTTGGTTTGTACGTAGCTGTTGTTCGGTGCTTAGTATATGAGTCAGTATATATATTCTATCTATTATCAGTGTCTTTTGTAATTTAACTCTATATATGAAATTCAGCCTTTAGGCTtatctatttgattttatctATCTAtgtttttcactttcattttgaATGTGATAAGTGCCTAACTATCATCGCTAATAACGAAATAATGCGTATAACTCACGCTTAACTCATGCGTTTAGCTAACTCTACAAGTtcatattaatataaataatatatagtCTAGAATTTTAGGGTTTAACCGGATGGTAACACTTGACGACTGGCATTGGTCATGACATGCCGGAAATCAGGTCGTTACATTACTTATATAGTTATATTCGAAAAATTATCATAGTTCAACCAAAAAAAGATACATAAACAAGCATCATAAATTATTAGCATCAAAAGTGCCAgtgtaatataaaaaaaaaaacccatgTTTTAAGAAAGTTGATCAAAAGAGTCATtgtttaattttaacaaaatataaaGACTTAGTGTCATGTACTAATATTCATAACCTCcctaaatatattaaattaattttttcaaattttttctcaataagaagaagaacaaaaagaaaacaaaaaaaagaagaaagggaaatgAAAAAGACTGGAAGTCAGATAAATAATGAGAATAAATAAAGATATCAAAATTCACATTAggtctaaaaataaattttgctATGTTAACTAGCTGATGCAACGTCTAACATGGTAGGAAGGTACAACTTTAACATTTTGTTTATTGATTTAACGTCAGAAAGAGTTGAAGGAACAAAATGGTGTTTAAACCTGTATTTGGGATActactataaaaaattttaaattttgaaaactaaaatgaGTAATCGCGTAAATTTTAGGAATCACAATACAAATTTAATCCATATTTGTGttttaaatattagttattaaaaaaaaactgaTAAAAGTTATTTtcgtttagaatttagggtttaagATNNNNNNNNNNNNNNNNNNNNNNNNNNNNNNNNNNNNNNNNNNNNNNNNNNNNNNNNNNNNNNNNNNNNNNNNNNNNNNNNNNNNNNNNNNNNNNNNNNNNNNNNNNNNNNNNNNNNNNNNNNNNNNNNNNNNNNNNNNNNNNNNNNNNNNNNNNNNNNNNNNNNNNNNNNNNNNNNNNNNNNNNNNNNNNNNNNNNNNNNNNNNNNNNNNNNNNNNNNNNNGTCGAGTTATGAAATTATGATCTCATATTTAGGCAATCAATAAGCTGCATGTAGAATCAATATCACTAATATTTGCTTAATTATATTAGACTATTTATATTACATTTTTTAAGTGCAACTTAATGCTTAACACAAACTTCCCTATGAATAAAGTAATGTTGTGTATAATACAGGCTATACAGCACTTAACAATAAGTAAAATGTAgtctaaaaaaaaatgaaagagaaaattAAGGTCAGGATAAGACATTAAGACATGCAAGAAGTTAGATGGTGTAATAGAATGAAGACAGAAGCTGTGCATAGCACATGCTTGAAAACTGCTACACAAACGTTTTCGGGAACAAAGCCATCCCTGCTTATTTCTCATCATTCACTTTCACCCAAAGAAGCCAAAAAAACCAAATACAAAGCCTAGGACTCTTTGTTAAATTGTTGTACATGCTTATTTGCACCTATTTTAAACACCATATTCATTTAATGTTCGCTTAATATTTGctttttatgtatattttttttgaaaatatttaacaaaaaaaattagtcaaataaaaatagaacttactttatttaatatttattaattattaaaaaataaaaaaattctgacTTTTTNNNNNNNNNNNNNNNNNNNNNNNNNNNNNNNNNNNNNNACATGACACACTTGAAAATTTTCCTACATTATACATGTGGCATGCCGTATTTTTGTTAGTATCCGTACACCAATACATGATAGTATAAAATTAGGCCAAGGATTCAGTAGTCTTCTAAAATAAAGGGGCACTAATAATCTTCTTGAAATATTTACAAATTGTAGCTCACActtttttaagaaattataattCCCCTgcccattttttattttaacccATGCTTGTTTCAATTTATTGTTAAGCTTGGGTCATGTAACTTGGGGGGTTCTTTCCAGAAG includes:
- the LOC107607894 gene encoding zinc finger MYM-type protein 1-like, which gives rise to MELVPDYYPLEPLNAQFGSYRKDVIPVMCNDFLSTPSDETPSDTTPSWKDAMIIDLTSTYNQSLPLPLPALAFQNFRLLHKQTSEEIEKNRIRLGASIDCIRWLTFQGCAYRGHDESQSSSNKGNFLMFLKDSPQAYYVHCFAHRLQLALVAASREVLQIHEFFTQLNSIVTIVSASSKRHDQLQEAQAIENANLVVQNELETDKGANQISTLQRAGDTRWSSHFNSICSLVKMFTATNIVLNNIIEDGTTYAQRGEAYGVSKILLSFEFVFTLHLMKEIMGITNVLCQALQQQSQDILNAMHIVSTSKLLLQQLRDGGCQYVFGRGRSRQPSVTVEHHRRIDVFLATIDSQIQELNSRFNEQTIELLTLSCALDPKDNFKSFNIEEISKLAEKFYPLDFPSNELNILKSQLQHYQHDIPNHLKGIGTLSKLCNKLQETGKSRTYHMVDRLIRLVLTLPVSTATTEKAFSAMKIIKTRLRSKMVDEFLADNLVIYIEKELAAIFDTNSIIDDFENRKKRRIAFS